Proteins encoded by one window of Crassostrea angulata isolate pt1a10 chromosome 9, ASM2561291v2, whole genome shotgun sequence:
- the LOC128162326 gene encoding uncharacterized protein K02A2.6-like, whose protein sequence is MRRGWNSFSSRTRLKSEAIQKKLLSEAKLDFDGAVRIATAMEIADKDTQSFAGNTESVHFMNSKPGQRGKPTSAGPKKPGYRGGEKHYLDAGKHRNTIKCYKCGKPGYIAKHCKVQGKFYLKQDKTTHYVQDSEYSLDEEEDLSIYSVHSTSEVDKDKSYSIGLSINGSIVQFQLDTGSARTIMNEHTYQKMLTGCKLKKSTIVLRSYTKEIIPILGECSVTVVYGEQHLTNMSVLVIKGSQPCLLGRDWLSKIQMDWKEIFMVTKDRIEHLTKEYADLFEENQNPIKHFNASIKLKEGCSPIFCKARPVPYALRDKVEGELKKLQEKGVIYPVKHSEWAAPIVVVPKADKSVRLCGDYKVTVNRVISEEQYPLPNTDDMFVSLAGGQKFTKLDLRQAYSQVELESDSEEYLTINTHHGLFRYRRLAYGVSSASAIFQAIMDKILSGLPQVVCRIDDILITAPDDETHFKTVKEVFHRLRQYNMTLRQDKCIFMADQAVYMGFMVDKHGIHPTDEKIAVIRDAPRPTNVKELKAYLGLLNYYGSFLQNLSTVLHPLHHLLKKGEQCTWTDECESSFEASKQMITKGKLLVFYDMKKTLRLACDSSAYGVGAVVSHLMEDGSERPIAFASRTLSTSERNYAQLEKEALSLIFGVKKFHKYLYGRTFTLITDHKPLVTIFGPKNGIPTLAAARMQRWALILSGYQYQIVYRPSQENGNCDSLSRLPVEGNFGTEEYEDVYCTGLDNTELPICNTDIARATKVDPLLARVFELTLNGWTSQVNDPELQPFFERRSSLSIEQGIILWGIRVVIPMALRKRIMEKLHEEHLGMCRMKALARGYVWWPNLDRNIEEDSAGMSVIYSKWLEVIPVRSTTSANTIDKLRMLFASTGLPEEIVSDNGPQFTYHEFRDFTRQNGIKHTLVPPYHPQSNGFAERGVQIVKKALKSKDVEGRQQSLEHRLANFLLKYRVTPHTTTGVSPSELFLKRQLRTRLTLVKPDIGKSVEKSQQRMKDFHDRGKVKVRQFEEGDQVQVKTTIQPGKWKWLPGTVNKVYGPLTYLVQVGNRKRFCHLDHLLACNAKLPQALPPLSDFSLKEPTRPTVDLPEEVDLPNAEPSKEAGCSPPSSKTSKTPSTTSRVMSSRAANQSMSIPSPRPMRERKPVRRLIEEI, encoded by the exons ATGCGGAGAGGATGGAACAGTTTTTCGTCGCGAACGag ACTCAAATCAGAGGCCATACAGAAGAAGTTGTTGTCCGAAGCGAAGTTAGATTTCGATGGAGCAGTCAGAATAGCCACAGCAATGGAAATTGCCGATAAGGATACTCAATCATTCGCAGGAAATACAGAGTCGGTTCACTTCATGAATTCGAAACCTGGACAGAGAGGAAAACCAACATCAGCAGGACCTAAGAAGCCAGGATATCGCGGTGGAGAGAAGCACTATTTGGATGCTGGTAAACACAGAAACACTATTAAATGCTACAAATGTGGGAAACCTGGATATATAGCTAAACATTGTAAAGTCCAgggaaaattttatttgaaacaagATAAGACTACCCATTATGTACAGGACAGTGAATATTCTCTTGATGAGGAGGAGGATCTGTCAATTTATTCCGTACACAGCACAAGCGAGGTCGACAAAGACAAGAGCTACTCAATTGGACTGAGTATCAACGGGTCAATAGTACAATTTCAGTTAGATACAGGGAGTGCTCGTACAATCATGAATGAACACACTTATCAGAAAATGCTTACCGGTTGTAAGCTAAAGAAATCGACAATCGTGCTAAGATCGTACACGAAGGAGATAATTCCCATTCTTGGTGAATGTAGTGTGACTGTTGTATATGGAGAGCAGCATCTGACGAATATGTCTGTGCTAGTCATAAAAGGGAGTCAGCCGTGCTTGCTGGGAAGAGACTGGTTATCAAAAATTCAGATGGACTGGAAGGAAATTTTCATGGTGACGAAGGACAGAATTGAACACTTGACAAAGGAGTATGCTGATCTGTTTGAGGAGAACCAAAATCCAATCAAGCATTTCAATGCAAGCATAAAACTGAAGGAGGGATGCTCACCAATATTTTGCAAGGCAAGACCTGTGCCTTATGCTTTAAGAGACAAAGTTGAAGGAGAGCTCAAGAAACTACAGGAGAAAGGAGTTATCTATCCAGTCAAACACAGTGAATGGGCTGCCCCCATTGTCGTTGTGCCAAAGGCGGACAAGTCGGTGCGTTTATGTGGAGATTACAAAGTGACTGTCAACCGAGTGATCAGTGAAGAGCAGTACCCTCTACCAAACACTGATGACATGTTTGTGTCCCTTGCGGGAGGTCAGAAGTTCACAAAACTGGACTTAAGACAGGCATACTCACAGGTGGAGCTGGAGAGTGACTCAGAGGAGTACCTTACAATAAACACGCATCATGGACTATTTCGCTACCGAAGACTTGCGTATGGAGTAAGCTCCGCTAGCGCCATATTTCAGGCAATTATGGACAAGATCCTGTCAGGACTACCACAAGTAGTGTGTCGAATTGATGACATTTTGATCACAGCCCCCGATGATGAAACTCATTTTAAGACTGTTAAGGAGGTATTTCATCGCTTGCGCCAGTACAACATGACACTGCGGCAGGACAAGTGCATCTTCATGGCGGATCAGGCCGTGTACATGGGATTCATGGTGGACAAACACGGGATACATCCCACAGATGAGAAGATTGCTGTAATTCGTGATGCTCCTAGACCAACAAATGTGAAAGAACTAAAGGCTTACCTGGGTTTGCTGAATTACTATGGTTCATTTCTGCAGAATCTGAGTACTGTATTGCATCCTTTACATCACCTGTTGAAAAAGGGAGAGCAGTGCACGTGGACAGATGAATGTGAAAGCAGCTTTGAAGCAAGCAAGCAGATGATTACAAAGGGCAAGTTACTGGTATTCTACGACATGAAAAAAACCCTGCGGTTAGCTTGCGACTCATCAGCATATGGAGTTGGAGCTGTAGTCTCGCATTTGATGGAGGATGGCTCAGAGAGGCCAATCGCCTTTGCTTCTCGTACTTTAAGTACCAGCGAGAGGAACTATGCTCAACTGGAGAAAGAAGCATTGTCATTGATCTTTGGTGTGAAGAAGTTCCACAAGTATCTGTACGGCAGAACTTTTACCCTCATCACAGACCACAAACCATTGGTAACTATCTTTGGACCCAAAAATGGTATACCTACCTTAGCCGCAGCCAGGATGCAGAGATGGGCACTAATTCTCTCAGGATATCAATATCAGATTGTATATCGTCCATCTCAGGAAAATGGAAATTGTGATTCACTATCCAGATTGCCAGTAGAGGGGAATTTCGGTACAGAAGAATATGAGGATGTCTACTGCACAGGGCTGGACAACACAGAGCTACCCATATGTAACACAGACATTGCTCGTGCAACAAAGGTGGATCCTCTTTTAGCCCGGGTATTTGAACTTACCTTGAACGGCTGGACAAGTCAGGTTAACGATCCAGAACTTCAACCTTTCTTTGAGCGCAGGAGCAGTTTGAGTATAGAACAAGGGATTATCCTTTGGGGAATCCGAGTGGTAATTCCTATGGCACTGCGTAAACGGATCATGGAGAAGCTTCATGAAGAGCACCTTGGTATGTGCAGGATGAAGGCTCTTGCACGAGGATATGTATGGTGGCCAAACTTAGACAGAAACATTGAGGAGGACAGTGCAGGCATGTCCGTCAT TTATTCAAAGTGGTTGGAAGTCATTCCAGTGAGATCAACCACCAGTGCTAACACTATTGACAAACTCCGGATGCTGTTTGCGTCAACCGGATTACCAGAGGAGATAGTGAGTGACAATGGACCACAGTTCACGTACCATGAATTTCGTGACTTTACACGTCAAAATGGTATAAAACATACCCTCGTTCCACCGTACCACCCGCAATCCAATGGATTTGCTGAGCGAGGAGTACAGATAGTGAAGAAGGCCCTGAAAAGTAAAGATGTTGAGGGACGACAACAATCGCTAGAGCATCGATTAGCGAACTTCCTATTAAAGTATAGAGTTACTCCCCACACAACTACTGGTGTGTCACCCTCTGAGCTATTTCTGAAGAGGCAACTTAGAACGCGTCTCACACTGGTGAAGCCTGACATCGGAAAGAGTGTTGAGAAAAGCCAGCAGCGGATGAAAGACTTTCATGATCGAGGCAAGGTGAAGGTCAGACAGTTTGAAGAAGGAGATCAAGTGCAAGTGAAGACTACAATTCAGCCTGGGAAATGGAAGTGGCTACCTGGAACAGTAAACAAAGTTTATGGTCCACTTACTTACCTAGTCCAAGTCGGAAATCGCAAAAGATTTTGTCACCTTGACCACTTGCTAGCTTGCAATGCTAAACTTCCACAAGCGTTGCCGCCCCTGAGCGACTTTTCATTGAAGGAGCCGACCAGACCTACAGTGGATCTACCAGAGGAAGTGGATCTCCCGAATGCAGAACCTTCTAAGGAAGCAGGATGTTCCCCACCATCTAGTAAAACGTCGAAGACACCGTCTACCACCAGTCGAGTGATGTCATCCAGGGCGGCGAACCAGTCAATGAGCATACCCTCACCACGGCCCATGCGTGAACGCAAACCCGTCCGTAGGCTCATTGAGGAAATCTGA
- the LOC128162327 gene encoding protein ABHD14A-like, which translates to MGVEIVYRDVLPKLGGRDILFLHGQSFSSEDWEKTNTLAIFSVLGYQPVAVDLPEGKNSKSQKVDVGDRGLFLEKLITALDLRTPVIVSPSMSGSYSLPFLFMDPAREVQESKFKAFVALIPTAIVYGENDRSIGPVYTTNLKNLPGHDELHMIKGAGHAAWKNKPEEFHLILYKFLMKKTRS; encoded by the exons ATGGG TGTGGAGATAGTTTACCGGGATGTTTTACCCAAGCTTGGGGGCAGGGATATTCTGTTTCTTCATGGACAATCATTCTCTTCTGAAGACTGGGAGAAAACAAACACACTGGCCATTTTTTCTGTTCTAGGGTACCAACCGGTCGCAGTTGATTTACCAGAAG gTAAAAACTCAAAAAGTCAGAAGGTTGATGTCGGAGACAGGGGACTTTTCCTGGAGAAGTTGATCACTGCACTGGATCTGAGAACTCCCGTCATTGTCAGTCCATCCATGAGCGGGAGCTACTCACTGCCCTTCCTCTTCATGGACCCCGCAAGAGAAGTACAAGAGTCTAAAT TTAAGGCTTTTGTTGCTctg attCCAACAGCTATTGTTTATGGGGAAAATGATAGGTCTATTGGTCCAGTATATACAACCAATTTGAAGAACTTGCCTGGCCATGATGAACTCCACATGATAAAAGGAGCTGGGCACGCTGCATGGAAAAACAAACCAGAAGAATTCCATCTCATTCTCTATAAGTTTCTCATGAAGAAAACTAggtcttaa
- the LOC128163005 gene encoding heat shock 70 kDa protein 12A-like, which produces MANLIVAAIDIGTTFSGYAFSFGHQYMKDPLKISINLWTAGCGGVVSLKTSTCVLFDPKGEFHSFGYDAEDKYSELALDDNHHDWYYFRRFKMTLYKRMDLTRKTLIEDDKGMKMKAIKVFSTAIGYLKDQMLTNCKKQMTGIEESDTTWVLTVPAIWDDKSKQFMREAAEEAGICRDKLVLALEPEAASLYCMHLPIHKDSDNSTFGVFKSGEKYMVVDAGGGTIDITVHEVGENGSVKELHKANGGDWGGTNVDASFTRLLADIVGNDVFEKFSSDNKYDFLGLLREFEIKKRKISPDLNGLVTIKVPVRLSETFCKMNPGINIADVCTRNSKYREQLTWNIDKIRIKASLVKMLFRESCTQIVNHLKELFTHPAVNDVSFILLVGGFSESLMLQSEIREAFKNKKVIIPEEAGLAVLKGAVLCGHEPEKVSGRVCRYTYGVKTATKFNSSIHPKFKKILHNGIERCDDIFSIHVRVGQVVEVGEQQVKRTYTPVEPDQTNGVVDIYTSHDKEPTYTTDEGCTHLGKLMVDMPDTSKGMDRGVIVHMTFSGTEIAVTAVDRDNPERAVTTNVDFLG; this is translated from the exons ATGGCTAACCTCATAGTGGCAGCGATTGATATTGGTACAACCTTCTCTGGTTATGCATTTTCTTTTGGGCACCAATACATGAAAGACCCATTGAAGATCTCAATAAATTTATGGACTGCAGGCTGCGGAGGTGTAGTGTCTTTAAAGACATCGACATGCGTTCTTTTTGATCCAAAGGGAGAGTTTCATTCCTTCGGTTATGATGCTGAGGATAAGTATTCAGAATTGGCCCTTGATGACAATCATCATGATTGGTATTACTTTAGAAGATTCAAAATGACTCTGTACAAAAGGATG GACTTAACAAGAAAAACCCTTATTGAAGATGACAAAggaatgaaaatgaaagcaaTAAAAGTATTTTCTACTGCGATTGGTTATCTAAAAGATCAAATGTTGACCAACTGCAAAAAGCAGATGACTGGCATAGAAGAGTCCGATACAACGTGGGTTTTAACAGTGCCAGCAATTTGGGACGACAAGTCAAAACAATTCATGAGAGAAGCCGCggaagag GCTGGTATATGCAGAGATAAGTTGGTGCTTGCCCTTGAACCTGAAGCTGCTTCGTTATACTGCATGCATCTTCCAATACATAAAGACAGTGATAATTCTACATTTGGGGTCTTTAAATCTGGAGAAAAATATATGGTTGTTGATGCTGGAG gTGGAACAATAGACATTACTGTCCATGAAGTCGGGGAAAATGGATCTGTAAAGGAACTCCATAAAGCCAACGGAGGTGATTGGGGTGGGACCAATGTAGATGCATCATTTACAAGACTCTTGGCCGATATTGTAGGAAACGACGTTTTCGAAAAATTCAGTTCTGATAACAAGTATGATTTTCTTGGTCTTCTGCgggaatttgaaataaaaaagaggaaaatcAGCCCTGATCTAAATGGGTTAGTGACGATTAAAGTCCCAGTCAGATTGTCAGAGACATTTTGCAAAATGAATCCGGGAATCAACATAGCAGATGTTTGTACAAGGAACTCAAAATACAGAGAACAACTGACTTGGAACATCGATAAGATTCGAATAAAGGCAAGTCTTGTGAAGATGCTATTTCGTGAAAGTTGCACCCAAATAGTAAACCATCTGAAGGAGCTATTCACACACCCTGCAGTAAACGATGTGTCATTCATTTTACTAGTAGGGGGATTTTCAGAATCACTCATGTTACAATCGGAAATAAGAGaggcatttaaaaacaaaaaagtcattATACCAGAAGAAGCTGGGTTAGCGGTTTTAAAGGGAGCGGTATTATGTGGACATGAACCCGAAAAAGTTTCAGGTAGAGTTTGCAGATATACATATGGAGTTAAGACAGCAACAAAATTCAATAGTTCCATTCAtcctaaatttaaaaaaatcttacacaATGGAATTGAACGCTGTGACGATATCTTCAGTATTCATGTCCGTGTGGGACAAGTGGTTGAGGTCGGGGAACAACAAGTGAAACGAACATACACACCGGTAGAACCAGATCAAACGAATGGTGTAGTTGATATATACACTTCACATGACAAAGAACCGACATACACGACAGATGAAGGATGTACACATTTGGGCAAGCTTATGGTTGACATGCCAGACACATCCAAGGGAATGGATCGTGGAGTCATTGTCCACATGACGTTTAGTGGAACTGAAATTGCTGTCACAGCGGTTGATAGAGATAACCCCGAGAGAGCTGTAACAACCAATGTTGACTTCCTTGGCTGA